One window of Triticum dicoccoides isolate Atlit2015 ecotype Zavitan chromosome 5A, WEW_v2.0, whole genome shotgun sequence genomic DNA carries:
- the LOC119299346 gene encoding uncharacterized protein LOC119299346 has protein sequence MPQASGSQNLVISLGYSDLLHLLGLGVRQPRLVIYKYDHNLVCPLRALPKLLFCKYFSRSSSSSNRDCTPMDAPSIAMVTNFGALPVLSKLLGLSPPSLLKKTLLIDTTVGTLPELPEDILMHVFATLEIPDLVRAGSVCTLWHSAYTTLRNLGKYKQTQTPCLLYTSESAGENVACLYSLVEKRVYRLTLPEPPLSSRFLIGSSLGFLVTVDDRSEMHLVNPITGQQIALPSVTTMEYVKPIFDDLGAVQKYEYPSHSARRAFFTPSILAGCELREQLQIKAFVFHDTSTGSYIVALIHEPYNHLSFARVGDDKWTLLPPHHHYQDCTYKDGLLYAVDIKGEIHAFDLSGPAVTMKIIRGVDEDFYPDAVYIVQAPWGGLLLVSRFKEFEDPDEDGDPEIYVPHTTEIKLHTVDDCTERLVEIDCLPDHVLFLGHNNPLCLSAKDYPALKGNHAYFTDDDEYNKNRKSSPRDIGVVGLGNNSEVDLVSPQLWSNWPSPVWITPSLTAMNRSSNDRWLSGPMPGLRKMQDDTLRALFAALGSQSALVQLACSSV, from the coding sequence ATGCCACAAGCCTCAGGAAGTCAAAATCTAGTGATTTCCTTGGGCTACTCGGATCTGCTTCACCTACTCGGTTTAGGAGTGAGGCAACCTCGGTTGGTGATCTATAAATATGACCACAATCTTGTCTGCCCTCTTCGTGCTCTACCCAAGTTGTTATTTTGCAAGTATTTCAGCAGAAGCAGTTCGTCTTCCAACAGAGATTGTACTCCCATGGATGCCCCTAGTATAGCCATGGTAACGAACTTCGGGGCACTACCAGTTTTATCTAAGCTGCTAGGTCTCTCTCCACCCAGTTTACTGAAGAAGACACTACTGATAGATACTACTGTGGGCACACTTCCTGAACTACCAGAAGACATCTTGATGCATGTCTTTGCCACTCTTGAGATCCCTGACCTTGTGCGTGCTGGCTCTGTCTGCACCTTATGGCACTCTGCCTACACCACACTGCGCAACCTCGGGAAGTACAAGCAGACCCAGACGCCTTGCCTGCTCTACACCTCTGAATCTGCCGGTGAGAATGTTGCATGCCTCTACAGCCTAGTGGAGAAGAGGGTTTACAGGTTAACCCTTCCGGAGCCACCTCTCAGCAGTAGGTTTTTGATTGGGTCCTCACTCGGCTTCCTGGTAACCGTCGATGATAGATCTGAAATGCACCTCGTCAATCCTATCACTGGTCAACAGATTGCTCTCCCTTCGGTGACCACCATGGAGTACGTGAAGCCCATCTTTGATGACTTGGGTGCTGTCCAGAAGTATGAATACCCAAGTCACTCTGCAAGACGAGCTTTCTTCACGCCATCGATCCTCGCTGGTTGTGAGCTGCGGGAACAGCTCCAGATCAAGGCGTTTGTGTTTCATGATACATCCACAGGAAGCTACATCGTTGCGCTAATCCACGAGCCATACAATCACCTCTCGTTTGCAAGAGTAGGGGATGATAAGTGGACCTTGCTGCCACCACACCATCACTATCAGGACTGCACCTACAAGGATGGGTTGTTGTACGCAGTGGATATAAAGGGAGAAATCCATGCCTTCGATCTTAGTGGTCCTGCTGTTACAATGAAAATTATTAGAGGAGTCGACGAGGATTTTTATCCCGATGCCGTATACATTGTTCAGGCCCCATGGGGTGGTCTGCTGCTTGTTTCAAGGTTTAAAGAGTTTGAGGATCCTGATGAAGATGGTGACCCTGAAATATATGTTCCGCATACTACGGAAATCAAATTACACACAGTTGATGATTGCACAGAGAGGCTTGTGGAAATTGATTGCTTGCCTGACCATGTGCTGTTTCTTGGACACAACAATCCACTTTGTCTGAGTGCCAAAGATTACCCTGCTCTCAAGGGAAATCATGCCTACTTTACTGACGATGATGAGTACAATAAAAACCGTAAGAGTAGTCCTCGTGATATTGGAGTAGTTGGCTTGGGCAATAATAGCGAGGTGGACCTTGTGTCTCCTCAGCTTTGGTCCAACTGGCCATCTCCCGTGTGGATTACACCCAGTCTTACTGCTATGAATCGGTCATCCAATGACCGTTGGCTCAGTGGACCGATGCCTGGACTCCGGAAGATGCAAGATGACACCTTGAGGGCTCTCTTTGCCGCCCTTGGATCCCAATCAGCATTGGTCCAACTGGCCTGCTCCAGTGTTTGA